The window ttgtttttgtttccaggATGTTGCATTTTAAAGCCTGTGAGAGAGTACAGGTGCAGTCTTGAGGAGGAAGGAAGATTGTTATGCAAAGGCTGCTTTAAAGTCGCAACCATTTTGACAAACACAAGTGATTACAACATTAATCTTTTtcaaaccaacagtccaaaatccaaagatccaatttacaattatataaaacaaacaatctaCCTTTTTATATAGAGTGAAATCAAGGACATATTAAGAGGGAGGGAGTTTCTAGATGGTCCCATTCATTCCAATGTAAGTTGAGTTGGCTGACTTCCTGCACACATGAAAGAGaaatgtcaaattttatttGAACAGAACAGACCAAATTCTGATGATATAAAGAATCAGACTCAGATGGTTTGTGACGCTCAGAAAGACTCAtacactgttttacagctgttccATTTGCAGTTAATGTGTATGGGAAAACCTCTGGatcagtgatgtgtgtgtcacatgacCTGCACTACCAAGTGTGGCCacctgttcctgggggcttgatGGAAATCTGCTATGTTGCTTTAAAGAGGATGTATTATGCACATTTGCAGGTATATATTTATAATCtgtggctctactggaatatctttgcattatttacagttaaaaactcctcatttatcttatattggctcttaatgcagcccctcagttcagcctcagtctgaaacaggcagtcttagctcctgtctctttaaggccgaTGAGCCCACTCGGTtgtgattggttagcttccagcAGCTGCCCCTCTGCAGACTTCCAGCCGCTCCAGAGGCTATGTAATCAAACAGTAATAGTAGGATTTCACATCTTGCTCTTGTTCTTCtgaaatccaatctgaaatatgagagtgaacaacaaaaacaacacatagagTGACcatagcaacaaagactacagaaaaGACGGCTGTTCCGACTTGCTTTACCTGAGAATGTTTAATTATATCTTTCACTGATAGTAGGTCTTTATATttagtcacatttttaaaaaaaaaccttcttttttgtcttgtttatcttttttctaTATTGTTTTAATGTCTCTACTTTTGCATCtgaatttttttcatgtttttcatctgtTGCAAAGCTGTATTACattaatatatgtataaaagGTGCAATATAAGATTTTATGATTATCATTCCTAAACAGAAACAGTACTAACAATAAGACCAGTGTGAAATTGAAGGTACCAGCTAGCTCTCATTtaagaaggggaaaaaatacatacaaaaatacaaatatattgtttagGATATTgtgtacattacattttttctgtcCAATCAGATTACAGCGTTGCCAAGGTACTGTCGAATCATTAGCTCTGCAGTTGTTTCTAACAAGGATGTAAAATATAACTAATTGTGCATTGAGTTACTTCTATTGTTAACACCAAGCTTGTGacgcagaacacacacacacacacacacacacacacacagtgggatTGCAGACTTCCTCTCCACATGAAGAGCCGACATTTGTCCTGACCTGATGACTCATTCAGCTATGAGTCTAATGCTGCTTCTATATAAATACAGATGAAGCTCTCTTTGtggtaaacacaaacacacacacacacacacacacacgcacacacacacacacacacacacacaggcagacacacacatcgaTATCCATCAGCTGTCAACACACAGCTGAGAGCAGATATTTGATAAAGGCAGTCAGAGGTGAGGAGGGTGTGTGACGTCTgctccagacacacacacacacacacacaagcatcaGGGCTGACAGTTAATAGATTCTTATTAATCTCCTAAATATTGTGATTGCAGTTTTTATAAGTCGCCATAGACTTTTCATTCTGAACGCCCACTCTGGTTGAAACTAGTTGACATGTTTATATAAGCTGCAAAGTGCAGTCGAATCATTTTGTTAAAGCATCAGGTCTAATTATCAGAACTGTAGCTGctgtttgtaacattttaacatcacatTCATATGTGactataaaataatgaacaCTAATTCAAATATAAGTGTGCAGACAGCTTCTGATGTGGGAatgaatttatattttagtattttgatTTCAACATTGAATGGTGTCCTACATCATCAGGCTATATTGTGCTTGAATTATATTCTCCAGAGACACAAAGTTACATTCTCTCGTTCAGATGGCCTTGCCAGATGTGTGATAATTACAAACAGATGTATTTCTTCAGCTTTCCAAGCTCACCTCTGAACTAAGACGTCATTGTTTCAGTGAGACTTAgtgtttatttaaagctgcactgatcaatatttCTGTATCAATGATTCAGTAtcacagctctcatcagccTTGTTTTTGGCCTCGTTGGGCACCTGTTTTTAGccaaaaagctctgataaacccactccatgccacctgcccagcactaaacagcagacaaagtagCAACTAGCAAATGTGGAAGCAAATATTGTACGTACATTCAGAAGCCTCCCTCCAgtttattttggcatttttaagatatttcatatttttccgAGTCATTTCCTGACAGTGTTGATTAGCCAGACTGTTCgccaaatatattttaacaaataattttgcACTCATAGATAAAAAATTTGAGCTGCTGCTAAAATGGAGCGATGAAGTATGACCATAAAAAACACTGCAGTCATACATCATCCTCATAAAAtccctttgtttttgtgagcgTCACATAGGCTACTGATACAGTATCAGGCACCTGTGTTTCAAACTAAATACCTGCTGCAGACGTGCTGCAACAACAggattaatgcttaaaatataaataattcatttcaattaaacactctccaaccatCAGAACATAACAGcacataaaataaagtttaaagtgGTTAAAGCAGGAgagtcagtaaatcagtctgcatctgtctttggctgcagTTTTGTGGTGTCGTGTTCATGTTGTGACgctctgaaccatccagacatttcctgaagaaaagctttcagtttgttgagcTGTTGTTATCTAGTTGAACTGTTATTGGCACaactgtttcagagctatgagagcagtgactggctgagagagtatttaataatcaccacacctGCTGATCTATAGTCACCTTCACTCAGCCCTTTAAGCAGGTGTGCATGGAGACGTCCACACAGTCCATGTGTCTAAGACCTACCACGCTGTGCTTGATATTTACTATTCAAATTTGAAGTGAGGgtgcaaaatattaaactgaggGTGCAATGCATGCTTTTGCCTGAGGAGGAAAATTTAAGGATTTTTActataaaatatagaaaaatgtcacagtttAAGATTATCCATCAAAATAGAAGCCATTGTCTGATTTCAACCTTTGGATTTCACATATCTCTGTTACTGACATGTTACCTAGTCTGTATATCTAATGCTGTAGTAAGTTGACAGGTTAGGCTATAATATCACTACCATTCCGACACGTCACCAGTGTCCTAGAATGGCAAtttggttgccatggtaatggATTACAGTTGACTATTAACTACACCCCCATTCTCTGTTTGAGAAAGACCATTCAACAGTAACACTGGCCGGAGTGGAGCTTTAAGTGGTCAGAAACAAAACTACATATTCATGCTAGTGTTGctccgtgtctgctggatgtgtaaaaaagCTTCTGTTTGCTGACATATTTGTCATGTCAAGTCAAATCGTTGTATGGTGATGTAGTGAATATGTAGCAAAAATAATTCctgctgctttaaaaatgaccCATGCAGCGTGtagcatcaacacacacacacacacacacacggcgcTGCATGTAGCCTGCAGTGCTACAGTAAGCACTTCTGATTCCGGACAGAAACAAATGGCCATCTCTGTTTACAACTCCCTGCCCTCTCTCCCAcgtatgtgtgtttattgcaTGTGTCCGAGAGCTTTTATttaagggagagaaagagagagagagagctacaTCCTCTCTTCACTGCTATTTATCACCCAAACTGACTCATCCCTCCTCACCTGCTGGTGTCAACTCTTCTTGTCCGTCTCACACAAAAAAGATTACACTCCTGCAGTGGAACACAGAGGTCTGTGGAGGGGATGACAAGGTATTTACactgaggtgtgtttgtgtcacataGTTGGTGACTTACCATGTGATAAAGCAGGTTGCTCAGTCCGTATCAGAATGTTATTTCCTGCATCCTGAAACGAGATGGTGGACAGGATTTGGGGTAGaatgtcagataaatgtaatttGTGTATAGACTGACAGGGATATGTGTTGACAATAAAGCAGGTGCTGTAAATATGGCGGCAGGCCAAGTGTTGAACGTCTGCTCAGGGATGGAGAGAGGCTGCTTTCCAGCACTTCAGGTtatgtaatatgtgtgtgtgtgtgtgtatgtgtgtgtatgtgtgtatgtgcaagcTCCCATATTTCTTCCACATGTGCATGGATCTATAGAGGGAGGGTAAGAACTTGGCAGGTCTTGCTGCTtgggaaggggaaaaaaagaaagcaatcACTAAGAATAATCACACTGCAGCAGGGAATGGATTCGCTAGAAAGGACTGTtattggctgtgtgtgtgtgtgcgcctgcatatgtgtgtgtgtgtgactcagctCACAGCTCAGCTCTGGCATCCCCCTTGGCGAGTAGCATTTAGAATTACTTAAGCCTTCACTGCAGATAATTAGCATTTTCAGTGACTATCACACTGCAGATCAGAGCATCGATGGCTTGATGTCCACTGCTGACCTTGAAAACTAacataaatattacaaacacaCTCTCCTTCTCACATCCCATGACAGTACACATGTATGTTGTGCATCTTTTATATTGTTCCATGTGTCCGACCACCCTTTATACCTTTACAGTTGACTTCTTTTAACTATAAATGAAAAGGGAATATCTATGCATAAGTACAATATGATGTCTTTGTcaaaagcattaaaaacatgtcagaacaAACAATATTCATTTGctgatgaatgtttgtttttagtaaGAACCATTTTTGCACTTAAGCTGTTGGCAATTGCAGAGTAATGCAGAGTGCCACTAAGCTATACAGAAAAAGccatttgttgtgttgttacatCACTATACTGATGACAAGACTAATagtttacagccatgctagcagctctgtgaaacTGTActtaatgctaacatgctaacctGCTCATGATGACAACactaacatgcagatgtttagcaggtataacatttaccatgttcaccatcttagtttagcgtgtcaGCATACTAACACAgagtacagctgaagctgaggggaatgtcattcattttgcagGTATCTGTCTAAAACAAATTTCATTACAATCCACCCAATAGACATGTCTctttaaacaacaaatgttAGAGTcatgtggtgctagaggaaaagtcagtggatcaccaaagtcagtaggattcatcctctgggcaccatgaatgtctgaaccaaattccatggcaatccattcagtAGTTgataagatatttcagtctggaccaaagtggtggaccaactgaccaTTCCCATCCCTCGAGCCAtgcagctagcatggctataaataaattgattgtCAATGATCTTTTGTGGACAAACCACATAATGGTAACACTGTTTCTTAACTACCTCAGCGTATCTTTGGTATTTCTTTACTGCAATTTCTTATTACGTAAGCTAACATGGGCTCACTGATTCATGATGGAAGTCCAGGTGGTTGAGTGGTCAAAGTCTCAAAGTCCCCTTTCTGTCTACATTGTCATAcaatcaaataaaggcaaaaattcCATTAACTGTTTCAAATAATATCACAATTTTAAATCAGTCAAATGTTTTgtgtcttctctctttttctgtgcaGTGACGCcagctgttagctgctgttgCGCTTGTCCTGCCTGAGCATCAGTCCCCAACTTTGTCACCCTAGTCCGTCCCCTGAATCAGTCACCAGCATGAGTTCCTCTCCACTGGTGTCACGAGCCAACATGGACATCCTGGATGAGCTGCAGCTGATCGCAGCCCAGAACCTAGAGAGGCTGGAGGTCAACAAGTACTATGAGGTGATCAGGGAGCTTGGCAAGGGCACCTACGGAAAGGTGGACCTGGTCATCCACAAGATCAGAGGTGAGGGACCACTTACACACTTATTCACATGAGTAACATGAtgctgtaaagaaaaaagaacccTAATCATTAAAAAGCAATATTCTGTTTCCCTTCAAAAGGTACAAAAATGGCACTGAAGTTCTTGAAGAAGAAGACGACCAAGCTGAAGTCGTTTCTGCGGGAGTACAGCATCTCGCTCTACCTGTCTCCCTGCCCTTTCATCATCAACATGTTCGGCATCGCCTTCGAGACAGACGAGTACTATGTGTTCGCGCAGGAGTACGCTCTGGCAGGAGACCTCTTTGATATCATCCCTCCACAGGTGCTCCATCTTATCCATTGTTCTGATTATTGCTTATCATCAAACTTTCAAGTCATGATTAGCCTCCTGTCATGGATTGGTGCAAAAATATCCATCTCGACTAGTTCTGAAGGAGTAAAAACACGGTTCAGTGCCGGTCGGTCAGTGGAGTTGTTTTCACTCAATCAGCTCTTCTAGTACTTCTGTTGAACCAGTTGTAGTGAGGGTCTTGTTGTGGTGATTCAACTGGAGCAATCTGCCTCATTCCACAAGAACTGACAGAAAGATTTTGAGTTGCACTGGAAACAGTAGGAATTATGTTACCTCACTGACAGAATATATCACTTTAAAGTTAACAGTGAAGAATTTAAAAATTTCCCACCTTGGCACCTCCTAGCAGTAGTATCAAACAGACCCTGAACCTAATACCCCTTCCTACTCAATGGGTTAAAAGTAACAAATAGACTGTACCCATTTTAATCAGGATTGTCTCAtctttctacaaacaaaaatattgcCATCAGAATCATTTCAAAGATACTATAATCACACAAAaatctggatttttttcttaaatcaaCGGCACCAAAAATAAAGCACATggggaggaggttggggtggtggAAGGAGTGGCAACACCAATAGGTGTTGGCATAATGGTACAGTACTGTAATAGTGAGAGGTGTCAGGCTATAACAACTGTGCTCTACATCTATATTTACTATATATGGTTGGATGTCACTCGTCAGCTGGTGGCCAAACAGCTGATGAATGAGCCAATGATTATGAAACATGAATGAAGCAACTGATGCCAGTCAACTAATGCCAGTGCAGTTTTCAGAGCTCTAGCTCTATGCTTCCAGTTTGAACATGTGGAACATCTAAAGCATGATCTTAAATAACCGCCGGTACAGTGATACATGTTTTATAAGTGTATGTACTGTTGAGTGTTCCACCCTcatctccctctgcctctgttCCTCAGGTTGGTCTTCCTGAGGCAGTGGCAAAGCGCTGTGTGCACCAAGTAGCCATTGCACTGGACTACCTGCACTGTAAGAAGCTGGTCCACAGGGACATCAAGCCTGAAAACATACTCATTTTTGACCGAGAGTGCCGCAAAGTCAAGCTGTCCGACTTCGGCATGACCCGCCGGGCTGGCTCACCGGTGAAACGAGTGAGTAacatttgtgtctgtctgtggctTCTTATTCTCATTTTTTGGAACCATGGTGGTGACCTGTTGAGTTTCCCCACCAGGTGAGTGGCACCATCCCCTACACAGCCCCTGAGCTATGCGACGTGTCGCGCCACGAGGGTTTCTGCGTGGACTACAGCACTGATGTCTGGGCCTTCGGCGTGCTGCTCTTCTGTATGCTGACAGGTAACT is drawn from Thunnus thynnus chromosome 20, fThuThy2.1, whole genome shotgun sequence and contains these coding sequences:
- the bsk146 gene encoding serine/threonine-protein kinase SBK1 — translated: MSSSPLVSRANMDILDELQLIAAQNLERLEVNKYYEVIRELGKGTYGKVDLVIHKIRGTKMALKFLKKKTTKLKSFLREYSISLYLSPCPFIINMFGIAFETDEYYVFAQEYALAGDLFDIIPPQVGLPEAVAKRCVHQVAIALDYLHCKKLVHRDIKPENILIFDRECRKVKLSDFGMTRRAGSPVKRVSGTIPYTAPELCDVSRHEGFCVDYSTDVWAFGVLLFCMLTGNFPWEKALPSDSFYQEFIRWQRRRTNTVPSQWRRFTEQALRMFRRLLSVEQDRRCSVKEVFGYFSHSWMLDGENNNNNGNVGGGSAGERVGGGGGGGGGGGGGGGGGVRGEVDGTISSSSSGEEDEELLVERMKQQTLSPLSPLSPLSPMSPVAVDRGSGGGAKGGMMEPGAGHHFVSVSTNSSVSSTNSYERMPRENSSPGGRMLVATPIEICV